In a single window of the Vicugna pacos chromosome 8, VicPac4, whole genome shotgun sequence genome:
- the AIG1 gene encoding androgen-induced gene 1 protein isoform X3 — MALVPCQVLRVAILLSYCSILCNYKAIEMPSHQTYGGSWKFLTFIDLKNNASDHSMCFSSAISCPGDALQIFHHISRK; from the exons ATGGCGCTTGTCCCCTGCCAGGTGCTGCGGGTGGCCATCCTGCTGTCCTACTGCTCTATCCTGTGCAACTACAAAGCTATCGAAATGCCCTCGCATCAGACCTACGGAGGGAGCTGGAAATTCCTGACGTTCATTGATCTG aaaaataatgcCAGTGATCACTCGATGTGCTTCAGCTCTGCAATTTCCTGTCCAGGAGATGCTCTGCAAATATTTCATCACATATCTCGTAAAT